One window of the Flavobacteriaceae bacterium YJPT1-3 genome contains the following:
- the odhB gene encoding 2-oxoglutarate dehydrogenase complex dihydrolipoyllysine-residue succinyltransferase: MPLEMKVPSPGESITEVEIAQWLVEDGDYVEKDQAVAEVDSDKATLELPAEASGIITLKAEEGDAVAVGEVVCLIDTDAPKPGGSDKKKGHSGDEGSGGHAEKELSKKDAKTKDTNEKAEAKTQTPSKPSTQNQQQDKTNYATGTASPAAKKILDEKGIDSKSVQGSGRDGRITKDDAVQAKPSMGTPGPGSRGESRSKLSMLRRKVAERLVSVKNETAMLTTFNEVDMSAIFELRNEYKETFKEKHGVSLGFMSFFTKAVVRALDEFPAVNSMIDGKEMVTFDFKDISIAVSGPKGLMVPVIRNAENLSFRGIESEVKRLAIRAREGEITVDEMTGGTFTITNGGVFGSMLSTPIINPPQSAILGMHNIVERPVARDGAIAIAPVMYVALSYDHRIIDGKESVGFLVAVKEALENPKEHLMNGDIERALEL; this comes from the coding sequence ATGCCTTTAGAAATGAAAGTGCCCTCTCCGGGGGAATCCATCACCGAAGTAGAAATCGCCCAATGGCTGGTTGAAGACGGAGATTATGTCGAGAAAGACCAGGCGGTAGCCGAAGTAGATAGCGATAAAGCAACCTTAGAATTGCCTGCGGAAGCTAGTGGGATTATCACCCTAAAAGCGGAAGAAGGCGATGCTGTAGCCGTAGGAGAGGTGGTTTGTCTTATTGATACGGATGCCCCAAAACCGGGCGGATCGGACAAAAAGAAAGGGCATTCCGGAGATGAAGGCAGCGGAGGTCATGCGGAGAAAGAATTGAGCAAAAAAGACGCGAAAACGAAGGATACGAATGAAAAGGCGGAGGCAAAAACCCAAACGCCGTCTAAACCTTCTACACAGAACCAACAGCAAGATAAGACCAATTACGCTACGGGAACTGCTTCTCCCGCTGCTAAAAAGATCCTGGACGAGAAAGGCATTGATTCCAAGTCGGTGCAAGGATCCGGACGCGATGGTCGTATTACCAAAGACGATGCGGTTCAGGCTAAGCCCAGTATGGGTACTCCGGGTCCCGGCAGTCGTGGAGAATCGCGATCTAAGCTCTCCATGTTGCGCCGCAAGGTGGCCGAGCGCCTGGTTTCAGTCAAGAATGAAACCGCAATGCTGACTACCTTCAATGAGGTGGACATGTCTGCTATTTTTGAACTGCGTAATGAGTACAAAGAGACTTTTAAAGAAAAGCACGGAGTCAGTCTGGGCTTTATGTCTTTCTTTACTAAAGCTGTGGTGCGTGCCCTGGATGAGTTTCCGGCCGTAAACAGCATGATCGATGGGAAAGAGATGGTCACCTTTGACTTTAAGGACATTTCGATCGCTGTCTCCGGACCTAAAGGATTGATGGTGCCCGTGATCCGCAATGCAGAAAATTTAAGCTTCCGCGGAATCGAAAGTGAAGTGAAGCGACTGGCCATTCGAGCTCGCGAAGGGGAGATCACCGTAGACGAAATGACCGGAGGTACCTTTACCATTACTAATGGTGGTGTTTTTGGAAGTATGCTTTCTACACCCATCATCAACCCACCGCAATCTGCTATTTTAGGGATGCACAATATCGTGGAGCGTCCGGTAGCTCGCGATGGAGCCATCGCCATTGCACCGGTAATGTATGTCGCCTTATCGTACGACCACCGTATCATCGATGGAAAGGAATCAGTAGGATTCTTAGTGGCGGTTAAAGAAGCCTTAGAAAATCCTAAGGAGCACTTGATGAACGGAGACATAGAGAGAGCTCTGGAGCTTTAG
- a CDS encoding 2-oxoglutarate dehydrogenase E1 component, translating to MDPYSFLNAASTSFYAELYDKYLQNPDSVEPSWRAFFQGFDFGMENQQDQAVDVPVPIQDTAFSENGQIRVTEGMKKEFQVVRLIDGYRTRGHLFTKTNPVRERRKYTPTLDIENFGLDESDLDTVFNAGDILGIGSSSLREILSHLNRIYCDSIGVEYMYIRKPDEIQWIQNKLNVNDNQPDFTAEQKKHILRKLNEAVSFENFLHTKYVGQKRFSLEGGESFIPALDAIIENAAEKGVEDFVMGMAHRGRLSTLSNIFGKSPKDIFSEFDGKDYDQEVFDGDVKYHLGWTSKRVTDSGAAINLNIAPNPSHLETVGAVVEGIARAKQDHHHDAKRSRVLPIVVHGDAAIAGQGVVYEVIQMSQLDAYKTGGTIHIVINNQIGFTTNYLDARSSTYCTDVGKVTLSPVLHVNADDAEAVVHAALFALDFRMEFGRDVFIDLLGYRKYGHNEGDEPRFTQPKLYKAIAKHKNPRDIYAEKLIEEGVIDEGYVKQLEQEYKDKLEENLEESRKEDKTKITAIMQDEWEGFEPAQEDEMMAAIDTTYPLKELDTIAEAISQLPENKKFLRKIAKLIEARRTMYFEDNKLDWGMGELLAYGSLLKEGYDVRMTGQDVERGTFSHRHAVVKVEDSEEEIVLHNHIADEQGQFQIYNSLLSEYGVVGFDYGYAMASPRTLTIWEAQFGDFSNGAQIMFDQYLSAAEDKWKLQNGLTLFLPHGYEGQGAEHSSARMERYLQLCAKDNMYVADVTTPANLFHLLRRQMKATFRKPLVVFTPKSLLRHPKVISTKEELAEGSFQMVIDDASAKANKVKTLVFVTGKFYYDLLERKEEDGRDDMALVRVEQLFPLPKEEMRSIMKKYDQADDMVWAQEEPRNMGAYGHLLMHFEESHKFRICSRRFYGAPAAGSAVRSKRRHQRVIDQVFDKTITD from the coding sequence ATGGATCCATATTCTTTTCTGAATGCCGCATCGACATCTTTTTATGCGGAATTGTACGATAAATACCTTCAAAATCCGGACAGCGTAGAGCCTAGTTGGCGTGCGTTCTTCCAGGGCTTCGATTTTGGAATGGAGAACCAGCAAGATCAAGCCGTCGATGTCCCCGTACCTATTCAGGATACGGCCTTTTCTGAGAACGGACAGATCCGGGTCACTGAGGGCATGAAAAAGGAATTTCAGGTCGTTCGCCTGATCGACGGATACCGTACTCGTGGTCATTTATTTACGAAAACCAATCCGGTACGGGAGCGTCGAAAGTACACCCCTACCTTGGATATTGAAAATTTTGGTTTGGATGAATCGGATCTGGACACCGTCTTCAACGCGGGAGATATTCTAGGGATCGGTTCTTCCAGCTTACGCGAAATCTTATCCCATCTCAATCGCATCTATTGCGATTCGATCGGGGTGGAATACATGTATATCCGGAAACCGGATGAGATCCAGTGGATCCAGAATAAGCTGAATGTCAACGACAATCAGCCCGATTTTACGGCAGAACAGAAAAAACACATCCTTCGAAAGTTAAACGAAGCGGTATCCTTTGAAAATTTCCTGCATACCAAGTATGTGGGACAAAAACGATTCTCACTAGAGGGTGGGGAAAGCTTTATTCCCGCCTTGGATGCCATCATTGAAAATGCTGCAGAAAAAGGAGTGGAAGACTTTGTCATGGGGATGGCCCACCGGGGTCGACTGAGTACCTTGAGTAACATCTTTGGCAAGAGTCCAAAAGACATTTTCTCAGAATTTGACGGTAAAGATTACGACCAGGAGGTCTTTGACGGAGACGTTAAATACCACCTGGGATGGACTTCCAAGCGAGTGACTGACAGTGGGGCCGCGATCAATCTGAATATTGCGCCCAATCCTTCGCACCTGGAGACGGTAGGCGCCGTCGTAGAAGGGATTGCCCGGGCTAAACAAGATCATCATCACGATGCCAAACGCTCTCGTGTGCTACCCATCGTGGTGCACGGAGATGCTGCTATCGCCGGACAGGGAGTGGTGTATGAGGTCATTCAAATGTCTCAACTAGATGCTTACAAAACCGGGGGTACGATTCACATTGTGATCAATAATCAAATTGGGTTTACGACCAATTATCTGGACGCTCGATCCTCGACCTATTGCACGGATGTCGGTAAAGTGACGCTTTCTCCAGTTCTACACGTCAATGCAGATGATGCGGAAGCCGTAGTTCATGCTGCTTTATTCGCCCTGGATTTCAGAATGGAGTTTGGACGCGATGTCTTTATCGATCTGCTAGGCTATAGAAAATACGGTCACAACGAAGGGGATGAACCTCGTTTTACGCAGCCTAAGTTGTACAAGGCCATCGCCAAGCATAAGAATCCAAGAGATATCTATGCAGAAAAACTGATTGAAGAAGGAGTGATTGACGAGGGCTATGTCAAGCAGCTCGAACAGGAGTACAAAGACAAACTGGAAGAGAATCTTGAAGAGTCCCGTAAGGAGGATAAGACCAAGATCACGGCTATTATGCAGGATGAATGGGAAGGTTTTGAACCTGCCCAGGAAGACGAAATGATGGCAGCCATAGATACGACCTATCCGTTAAAAGAATTGGATACCATTGCTGAGGCCATCTCTCAATTGCCGGAGAATAAAAAATTCTTACGTAAAATCGCCAAGCTGATCGAAGCCCGTCGTACGATGTACTTTGAGGACAATAAGCTGGATTGGGGCATGGGAGAATTACTGGCCTATGGTTCTTTACTTAAGGAAGGCTACGATGTTCGGATGACCGGACAGGATGTCGAGCGCGGTACATTCTCGCATCGCCATGCGGTCGTCAAAGTAGAAGACAGCGAAGAAGAGATTGTATTGCATAATCATATTGCAGATGAACAAGGGCAATTCCAGATCTACAATTCCCTCCTCTCTGAATATGGTGTGGTTGGATTTGATTACGGGTATGCCATGGCCAGTCCGCGAACACTGACCATCTGGGAAGCCCAGTTTGGGGATTTCAGCAATGGGGCCCAGATCATGTTTGATCAATATTTATCTGCCGCTGAGGATAAGTGGAAACTCCAGAATGGTCTGACCCTATTCTTACCCCATGGGTATGAAGGGCAGGGAGCTGAGCACTCCAGTGCGCGCATGGAGCGTTATCTTCAATTGTGCGCCAAAGACAATATGTATGTGGCCGATGTCACTACACCGGCCAATTTGTTCCATCTCTTACGCCGACAAATGAAAGCCACGTTCCGCAAGCCTTTGGTGGTCTTTACCCCTAAAAGTTTGCTCCGCCATCCAAAAGTGATCAGCACCAAAGAAGAGTTGGCCGAGGGGAGTTTTCAGATGGTGATCGATGACGCTTCCGCGAAAGCGAACAAAGTAAAAACCCTGGTTTTTGTCACCGGTAAATTTTATTACGATCTGCTCGAACGCAAGGAAGAAGATGGGCGCGACGATATGGCTTTAGTCCGTGTCGAGCAATTGTTCCCCTTGCCTAAGGAAGAGATGCGATCCATAATGAAGAAATACGATCAGGCTGATGATATGGTCTGGGCGCAGGAAGAACCCCGCAATATGGGAGCTTACGGCCATCTACTCATGCATTTTGAAGAATCCCATAAATTCAGAATTTGCAGTCGACGCTTTTATGGGGCACCGGCTGCGGGAAGTGCAGTCCGCTCAAAACGCCGTCATCAACGGGTCATTGATCAAGTGTTTGATAAAACAATAACTGACTAA
- a CDS encoding polyprenyl synthetase family protein: MRDVATYSTLISDYMKDRFPPQEPVNLYEPIHYILHLGGKRLRPVLTLMACEIFGSPYQKALDAALAVEVFHNFSLIHDDIMDDAPLRRGSSTVHERWDINTGILSGDAMLIKAYQLFENYEGETFRQLAMLFSKTALEVCEGQQYDIDFETREDVTLPEYLKMIEFKTAVLVAAALQMGGIVAGASKRCCELIYEFGRNLGIAFQLQDDYLDAFGDPETFGKQVGGDIIENKKTFLYLTALERADEEDAAALRHLFSINPADATEKIATVKQQFESTGAAQATREEIERYTEKAFAVLNEINISQESKDQLRAFGEQLMQRNV, encoded by the coding sequence ATGCGTGACGTTGCTACCTATTCAACGCTGATCTCTGATTATATGAAAGATCGGTTTCCACCTCAGGAACCGGTTAATTTGTATGAACCTATTCACTATATACTTCATTTGGGGGGTAAGCGTTTACGTCCGGTACTTACCTTGATGGCTTGCGAGATCTTCGGCAGCCCTTACCAGAAAGCCCTTGACGCCGCCCTGGCCGTTGAGGTATTCCATAATTTCAGTCTTATTCATGACGACATTATGGATGATGCTCCATTGCGGAGGGGTTCCAGTACCGTACATGAGCGCTGGGATATCAATACGGGGATCCTTTCCGGTGACGCCATGCTGATCAAGGCGTATCAGTTGTTTGAAAATTATGAGGGGGAAACCTTTCGCCAGTTGGCCATGCTCTTTAGTAAGACGGCCTTAGAGGTGTGTGAAGGGCAACAATACGATATCGATTTTGAAACCCGGGAAGATGTGACCCTGCCCGAATACCTGAAGATGATCGAGTTTAAAACGGCCGTGTTGGTGGCCGCTGCCCTGCAGATGGGTGGCATAGTCGCGGGAGCCTCCAAGCGCTGTTGCGAACTCATCTATGAATTTGGGCGCAACCTAGGCATCGCCTTTCAATTGCAGGATGATTATCTGGATGCCTTTGGCGATCCGGAAACTTTTGGCAAGCAAGTAGGAGGGGACATCATCGAGAATAAAAAAACCTTTTTGTACCTGACCGCTTTGGAGCGCGCCGATGAAGAAGATGCTGCAGCCCTTCGTCACCTATTCTCCATCAATCCAGCCGATGCCACGGAAAAGATCGCCACGGTCAAGCAGCAGTTCGAAAGTACTGGAGCGGCACAGGCCACGCGGGAGGAAATAGAGCGATACACCGAGAAAGCATTTGCGGTCCTCAACGAGATCAACATAAGCCAGGAGAGTAAAGATCAATTACGTGCGTTTGGGGAGCAGTTGATGCAAAGAAACGTCTGA
- a CDS encoding TetR/AcrR family transcriptional regulator, whose protein sequence is MKEQIRESATELFLNLGFKAVTMDDIAQQMAISKKTIYSHYSNKTALVEDSVAHLFQGICCGIDHILEYEKNPIEELYDIKKYVIQHLKGEKSSPIQQLHKYYPQVHAQLLKRQFEYMQDCMLKNINRGIKDGLFRDNLDIEFVSRIYFIGMTGIKDQNLFPTDKFPSAELHEQYLEYHLRGIVTPKGRSVLNQIIHSNQE, encoded by the coding sequence ATGAAAGAACAAATACGAGAATCTGCAACTGAACTGTTTCTAAATCTGGGATTTAAAGCAGTGACCATGGATGATATCGCCCAGCAGATGGCCATCAGTAAAAAAACTATCTACAGCCACTACTCCAATAAAACGGCTTTGGTGGAAGATTCGGTAGCCCATCTGTTTCAGGGCATCTGCTGCGGTATTGATCATATACTGGAGTACGAAAAGAACCCTATTGAAGAGCTGTACGACATCAAAAAGTACGTGATTCAGCATTTAAAAGGGGAAAAATCTTCACCCATCCAACAATTGCATAAGTACTATCCTCAGGTCCATGCCCAACTGCTGAAACGGCAATTTGAATACATGCAGGACTGCATGCTCAAGAACATCAATCGCGGGATCAAGGACGGCCTCTTCCGGGATAACCTCGATATAGAATTTGTTTCCCGCATCTATTTCATCGGAATGACCGGAATTAAGGATCAAAACCTCTTTCCTACTGACAAGTTCCCCTCTGCTGAATTGCACGAACAGTACCTGGAATACCATCTACGCGGTATCGTAACCCCAAAAGGACGAAGCGTACTCAATCAAATCATTCACTCCAACCAAGAATAA